A stretch of the Archangium violaceum genome encodes the following:
- a CDS encoding SDR family oxidoreductase yields MNTLKGKTLFITGASRGIGLAIAKRAARDGANVVIAAKTAEPHPKLPGTIYSAAEEIEKEGGKALPLTVDIRFEDQLHAAVKQAVERFGGIDILVNNASAISLTGTLETPMKKFDLMFGVNVRGTYATTQACLPELLKAKNPHVLTLSPPLNMKAKWFQNHVAYTMAKYGMSMCVLGMAEEFRDRGVAFNALWPRTVIATAAINMIGGEEMMQASRTPEIMADAAHAILTRDSRACTGNFFIDEDLLREAGVTDFAKYLVKPGTEPLPDFFLD; encoded by the coding sequence GTGAACACGCTGAAGGGGAAGACCCTGTTCATCACCGGCGCGAGCCGGGGCATCGGCCTGGCCATCGCGAAGCGCGCGGCGCGAGACGGTGCCAACGTCGTCATCGCCGCCAAGACGGCCGAGCCCCACCCGAAGCTGCCCGGCACCATCTACTCGGCCGCCGAGGAGATCGAGAAGGAGGGCGGCAAGGCGCTGCCCCTGACGGTGGACATCCGTTTCGAGGACCAGCTCCACGCCGCGGTGAAGCAGGCGGTGGAGCGCTTTGGCGGCATCGACATCCTCGTGAACAACGCCAGCGCCATCAGCCTGACGGGCACGCTGGAGACGCCGATGAAGAAGTTCGACCTGATGTTCGGCGTCAACGTGCGAGGCACCTACGCCACCACCCAGGCGTGCCTCCCGGAGCTCCTGAAGGCGAAGAACCCGCACGTCCTCACGCTCTCGCCCCCGCTCAACATGAAGGCGAAGTGGTTCCAGAACCACGTGGCCTACACCATGGCCAAGTACGGCATGAGCATGTGCGTGCTCGGGATGGCCGAGGAGTTCCGAGACCGGGGCGTGGCCTTCAACGCGCTCTGGCCGCGCACCGTCATCGCCACGGCGGCCATCAACATGATCGGCGGCGAGGAGATGATGCAGGCCAGCCGCACCCCGGAGATCATGGCGGATGCGGCCCACGCCATCCTCACCCGTGACAGCCGCGCCTGCACCGGCAACTTCTTCATCGACGAGGACCTGCTGCGCGAGGCCGGAGTGACGGACTTCGCGAAGTACCTGGTGAAGCCCGGCACGGAGCCGCTTCCGGACTTCTTCCTCGACTGA
- a CDS encoding alanyl-tRNA editing protein has protein sequence MTVRLYLEDSYQREFNAEVLESADGWCVLSRTAFYPGGGGQPCDRGHLSLEGDTVVVSEVREDTEGRIWHRIERELAAGRAVRGILDWSYRHALMRHHGLMHVVNTVARQHFGGFITGVQLGPEESRIDFKLTGFAREQIADLESRVNDVLQQGHPVASSVISEDEFRGRPELIRTLNVLPPIVDGTVRIVEIEGFDAQACGGTHVHSTREIGQARIRKFDNKGKDNKRFYWTLTDR, from the coding sequence TCGAAAGCGCGGACGGATGGTGTGTCCTGTCACGGACGGCCTTCTACCCGGGTGGTGGCGGGCAACCCTGCGATCGCGGCCACTTGAGCCTGGAGGGAGACACCGTCGTGGTCTCCGAAGTCCGAGAGGATACCGAGGGCCGGATATGGCACCGCATCGAGCGGGAGCTCGCGGCGGGCCGGGCCGTACGGGGAATCCTCGACTGGTCCTACAGACACGCACTGATGCGACATCATGGCCTGATGCACGTCGTCAATACGGTCGCGCGCCAACACTTCGGGGGCTTCATCACGGGCGTGCAGCTCGGTCCCGAGGAGTCACGCATCGACTTCAAGCTGACCGGCTTCGCGCGTGAGCAGATTGCCGACCTGGAGAGCCGCGTCAATGACGTGCTCCAACAGGGTCACCCCGTGGCGTCCTCGGTCATCAGCGAAGACGAGTTCCGAGGACGGCCCGAGCTCATCCGGACCCTGAATGTCCTCCCCCCCATCGTCGATGGGACCGTGCGGATCGTCGAGATCGAAGGGTTCGATGCGCAAGCGTGCGGCGGAACGCACGTGCACTCGACACGCGAGATCGGCCAGGCGCGCATCAGGAAGTTCGACAACAAGGGGAAGGACAACAAGCGCTTCTATTGGACGCTGACGGATCGGTGA